The DNA region ATcacaattaattactttttaggaAGGCTAATAATACAATTTTAGCCTATTCTTTTGAATATAAATTTGTGATTCCAAATAACATAGCACCCAGTTTCTTACTTTCCTACTTTTTCACCCTCAAATTTAATTCTTTGCTTTCTTTCGTCCGTATCTTTTTAGGTTAATTGTTTGTttgttaaagaagaaaaaaaaatgaaaagtactTAATATCCtttattgaataattttcactattttaagaaaataagtgttgattaaatatttttttaagaaaaatgttagtaACACACTTCTTCGTAACACACTATGTTAAAAAGtgtgttattaatattatttatttttgtaatagttGTAGTTAATATTActtaatatctaatttttaGAAGCAATATTTTtcgttattttcttttgttaaaagTTTTCTTTGCTGCTTGAGTTTCTTTCCACTTTCGAATCTTCAATAATTCCATGCATCCGGAATGTACAGTTGGAGTAAGGccaaataaattgatttatgaACACGAAggctataaaatataattttcatccataatctttttattaaaatttgttttagttttttatttttaattaagatattttattttttaaaaatttgtaattttaataattgatcatttcatttaattaaaatagttcGTCTTTtacttctaaaaaattaaaattaaaattaaatttttttattaaaataaaaaatgaaatatctcaattaaagaataaaagagttaaaattatgaacttttgacaaaaataattcatcactatttaaatataattctttttctttgtttcttctttcttaaataatttttttattaaatttattaacaaaaaattcacaCAATTAACAAATgaggttaaaaataataaaaaaataacaaatataacaaaaataaattacatgtggattataattaactctatatttaaagacttaaaacataattttcgtgtctcatgaaaatgtttttatttttgttctgaaaaatttgtttaaaaataatgaaaatatcattttttttaaatcctacaaatatatgagataactataatgatttaaattaaaccactgtaacatatatttttaataaattagattaatatatacaaatattttaatttactttaaatttaaagataatacgataatataaatatagtaggattttatagaatttttaaacaatattctccatttacctttttaagaagaaaaaaactaattttttatttttataataattaaataaaaatatattaataataaattttaatttttttacgatataaatatttttaccaacattctataaaaattctataaaagttaaactctattattaaaaacagtttttttcttcaaattaactaatatcaaataatttatataaatgtgtgttatatttaaacgataatcatgaaataataaaattaaaattatgaaattcattttaaaaatttagtttaattattaaatgtttaccttttgaatttattattgtttattaattattatattttttaattaaaatataattaataacgtaatatatgattttttttaaaatatataaataattataaaaaagtttatattagcATCgcttatttgaaaaccgatgtcattAAACatttacaacatcgattttcaaataaccgatgttaaaatcacactaaattcagttttaacatcgattatttgaaaatcgatgttgtaaatgcttaacgacatcggttttcaaataatcgatgttaatagggcgatgttaaaactcatttttttagtagtggtagattttttttattctttttttacttgactaattagtgctccttttttatgttaacattaaCTTTTATTGtgaatatgttattttataacaaCTAATACAAAGATATAGTAAAAATGGTTAACCACATTTCGTTGAAAGTTAATTTAATGTTGTTAAAATCTAGATCACCAAGCATGATTTTTCTATAAGTAAAtgagaaatttatatatatatatatatatatatatatatatatatatatatatatatatatatatatatatatatatatataggaaacgcacataatcaaatgaataaacatGGATTTTATAGTATGAGAACTTGTATTCCTCATTTTTGTATCATTGTTAAGTCAATAACAAATATAGGTTAAGCTTAGTTCATTGGATATTAACTCTAGTACTTTTAATATTGTTTCTCAAAAGTCACACTTGAATGAGATTTTCTTTGGCTCATGCTTGAAAGATTGAAATTGTATGAGAAAAACTTGTGTCATGCCACCTGAGATAATAATTTTACTTGTATCAAGAGAatcaaagaaattatatttgCTGAGTAGTTATGCACAATGTTAAAGTTACATTAGTCATTTAAGTAGTTATATttgattgtatttattttatatccaaaatttcagtataaactataaaaatgaTTATCCTAAATGATTTGATAAGTGTATAATACACATGTTAACTcttactattattttaaatttaggcaCACCATATAATGAAAAATTGTATTAATGTTATGAATAAGGTGTTTAAGTCTATAATAAACAAAGACTATCTTTTTATCATTGGTAGTTAACTTTAATCCTTCTAATATTATGACTTAAAAGACCCACGTGAACAAGAATTTTCTTATCTTATGTATCAAGGACTACAATTATATGAGGAAAACATGTATTATGTCATCTAAGAATAGTTCAACCTTTATTATATGGGGATCACACAAGCTACATTTATTGGTTAGTTATGCATAAAGTTAAGGTCACTCTAGTAACTTAAGTGGTTACATTTGATTGGATTTTATTTTGCATCCAaacttttattagaaattacaaaatatgatgataaaaaattatttagtaagtGTATAATGCACATGTTAactcttagtatttttttaatttaggtaCACCATACgattaaaaaatgtttcataCTATGAATTAGATGGTTAAacttatcataaataattattaactttGTATTATTTGTGGTTAATTCTAACTCTTATAATTATGGCTATACCAAGGGAATCATTGAAGTTACAATTGAAGGTTAGTTATGCCCAAAGTTAAGGTTACTTTAGTAACTTAAGTTGTTACATTAACTTGAATTCATTTTACATTCATTTTCCACTAAAAATTACAACATTAGATGatcctaaattattttataaatgcatAATACATATGATaactcttacttttattttaaatttaggcgAACCATATGATGAAAATTTGTCATGATATGAATAAGGTGGTTATGTGaatcataaattattgttaACTTTGTTCATTAGTggttaataatgtttttgagcGTCATATGTAATTAAATACATATGCAAACATGGTCAACTTTGAGTgacaaatgattataaatacattttactagctaaatcaattatttgtgtgcttaataattttgttttgtttttgtttttgaggTATTTATTGTTCACTTACCATTTGTGGAGATTATTCAATAATtacaaaagaatgaaaaagataagatgataactaaagataaagaaagataagatttGTGATGATACgtttaaaagagagaaagataaagaaagatttgACAGACCAAATATGTTATACAATCTCATCCAATCTAATAATCTAGTCTAAAATCACTACAATATTTATATAAGGATAGACAATTACTTTTCTTAGAATCACATAGACGGTCTCTCTTGACAAATAAGAGATTAGTGGGTTGCTCAAGGATTATTGTTAGATTATAAGCTTAGTCACCTCCGTTAATGATACATTCCTGACTCAGATTATTGCTAGTTGTGACAAACTACTCATTTTCCCTTTGTAAATCATTCAATTCATGTGTTATTTTTCTGCCACTAACTGCACTTTTTTTTCCATTTGCACTATTTCCCATTAAGATGAATGGATTTGTGACACCCATAATCCCACAtaaatttatctataaaaaatttaagcaagcggaatataatatttaagattttaGAAAAACTCTTGTAAGATAAAAGGTGTGACAAAACTTTTAATCTTTACACAGacaacacaaatatatataataattttaaggtaTTGACTCTCCAAAGGccatttaaaaattcataactaaattattacaattaaaaacaaaaacccaaagagaaaataaatataagtctAGCCTCGATGTCACAACATATTAGAATATTACAActcataagaaaatataaaataaacagatTCTAAATTAAAGTTTAAGACTCTCCTCAAGAATCATCCTTAACATGGTATCGAATCTCACCCATAAATGACAATCAacccaaacacaaataacacaaaaaGATAGGGGAGTGAGATAAATCTCACCACACATATAACATAGTAAGTattcaaaacaattaaaaataatgtatcaTCACATTGACAAACATGTACCATAGTCACACAATCATTTACATTCTCATATACATACATGCATTATGATGCAGATTCCACTTAAGACTCTATATGCATATTGTACCAATAAAATACTTCTTGAAAGAAGTCCATGAGAACATGCAATTGCCAAATTTCCACACCATGGAAAGCCCAACAACATATTTTCATTGAGATGCGACTATTGGTGGTACGTTAGGATTATCTTTTCTTGCAATGATACTGCAACTCATGGGATTGACATGAGTCAGACAGAGATTCCAAACTGAATCACTTTCAAAGGAAAAACCACACTTCAACTCATTCATGCCCCCCTTGTTAGCTCAACAACATCCCTCAAAACACACAACATGATATGATGAATAAGACATACAATACATCCATGACATTTTCACATTATCGTAACATGGTGGTCCCAGTCCCACACATACGTGGGCCACATGCTTgtcttcacacacacacacacatatatatatatatatatatatatatatatatatatatatatatatatatatatatataattaggcATCTTCTTTCAAATATCCTGATGCAACATTTGTCATATATTAGCCTTAAGGTACAAGCAAGGTCTAATTGGATAAGTCATGTTGGACTTTTATGATTCAATATTATTCAGCAACGTACCTCTCATTTCAATGCCACGTACGGCATACCACCGTCAACCCCAAAACATAGAGGGAAATGATGCTGCAATACGAATGTCGTGCCCCAAAGAAGCTAGAAAATTTCCCACTTAGTTTTTAtgcttaaaattaataatttagttaTAACTAAAAGTTCAATTGAGTTcatgaattaataaaaattccaatcaaatcctctaattatttaaaagtattataacttatcatttatttattttgttaatttgaatgacaaaaattatgtaaataaatatttttaaattttttatattaataattgatgtaaaaatatttatttatatcaacTATAAACCTtaacaagcatgttgtttttacATTATTTGTATTGATAAccgatataaaattattttttatatcaatgtgTTAACAATTGAttgtaaaaatgtttatttacaTCAGCCACTAACCTTATAAAGGACATTATTTATACATTGATTTCATTgacaatcaatataaaatatatattgcttaATTAACAATGGTCGTATTGgaaattaatgtaaatttttttacttccaTCAATCAAACAATAATATTGATGGAAAGAATATTATTGTAGTATttctaaacaattaaaaaaatcttattgagTTATTTAATAATCAACTActcaattgaattttaattaagaaacaattatataattagcatttttcaatgttatCTATTTCCCTGATTTCATGCTTAGCCAATAAAAACTCTcttcatattatatatttaattaaaaaaaaatagccgTCTAATTAAGAGTCCGTGTGTTTCCTGCATGCTTTCTTTTGCACCAAATAGCACTCCTGTAACATATATCCTATAAATAGCTTCCTCTTGCAACATCAAAAGCACGCACATTGTTACTGAACACACAAACCCTCTCACCAAACCTTCAtcgatctctttgtttttttataaattataatattgataCGAAGTTGTTtctgtaaatagcaattcagaGACCTTAAAGGTAGTGAGTATTTTCCTCCTTACTTAATCTATTGTGTGATCAAAGTCGTTATTATTAAATTAGATAATTGATAACCATGTCGATGAAGCTGTTATTAGCTTCCCTATCCATTTCGGTGTGGCTTTTCATGGCAACATTATCCCTTGCCCAATCCAACAACCGCTACGTCTTTGACACACATGGCGACCCTCTTGAAACTGACGATGAATATTACATCAGGCCGGCCATAACAGACAACGGAGGGCGTTTCACATTGATCAACAGAAACAGGTCGTGCCCTTTGTACGTCGGTCTCGAAAACACCGACACGCCGCAGGGCTACCCGATGAAATTCACCCCTTTTGCCAACAAGGACGACGACGATAACTTGAGGGTGAACACGGACTTGAAAGTGACACTGGTGCAAGTTTCCACAACGTGTGTGCAATCCACCGAATGGAAGTTGGGTGAGAATGACACGAGGAGTGGAAGGAGGCTCATCGTCACTGGGCGAGATAATGGGATACAAAGTGCAGGTAActattttagaattgtggaaacaGAAAGTGTTGGTATTTATAACATCCGGTGGTGCCCTACGGAAGCATGCCCCACTTGCAGATTCATTTGTGGGACCGGTGGTATTCTGCGTGAGAATGGAAGGATTTTGTTTGCCTTGGATGGTACCACTCTCCCAGTTGTGTTCCAGAAAAAAGATGATTAATTTGAAGCCCCAAGTCTGAAGATTGTGACGGTTTTTGGTTATAgggaataatatttatttttttatgcgtAAGAATTTAATACACCATAATGGGATTTACAATACTTAGTATAAGAAATAATATACGATGGAGCTCTCATCCTTTTTTATGGGATGAAATAAAGATACATGCATTCAGTATTCTCTTCTTGATTTGTAGAAAAAAGCTCCTAAATTGATATTATTTGTATGTAATTCATTTACTACATActtgattaaataaattattatataatttactttttctgatcttatttttactttcttatttatctttttatttttcatcaccCCGTCCATCAACTAGGccagttttttatcttttttactaCTTAATTAGATATAATAATAAGGGTCTAATactgtttttgttttggtaCAGCTGATGAGTTTCTATATTCATAAAAAGATGGGTAAAAGAATTATATACACTTtgagaataattaatattgttaagCTGAATTATAACATGTATTGCAGTTGCACAATCCTACACGTCTTTagataaaatgaatatattatataataatatttaatttaattagacaACCATATATAGCACCAGTAGTGCCAACCCTAGCACCAGTAGTGCCAAGATAGAGAAAAGTAAACTATAAAACCTCTGCCACTAAATGTATGACGCACCAAAATTAACGCTACGGACaatgatatatatttaataatctcTTGTTTTTAaacatagatttaaatatttttttaatttttataatatagtatttcttataaaatatattttttaatttttataatatattattttttttgtaaaattatttttttgttttgtctttatatttataaattatatttatttcatttttcatctttaatgtgttttaaatatatagttctttaaatctaaaaaaatattatttaaaataatataagaaaaaaaaattaaataaacatattttttaagaattaaaaacataaaaataattttataacaacaaaaaaatattaaattattatgactaaatgtatttaagttttaaaCATTCTATTAGGATACACTTCTTACTATATACctatatattttcttcttttttctctctcttactaAGTATTAATTAACATTTGAGTGTCTAAATATATTTATCCTAATGCCATCCAACAGAAGGGGTGTGAAACACTGACTGCAAGATATGTCCATCAAAATTCCATTCTTGTATATAATCATATAATCAAACCCCAATTTTTTCAAAACAGAAGCCTGTTGCATTACTTTTGAGTTATGACACCCCTTCATCAAGAAGCCTTAAGTTATGATACCTTGTGTATCATCAACTAGCAGTAGTTATGACACCCCTAGCTACATCAAGAATGTGTCCTTTGAAGCAATAATAAACCTCTGCAACATACTAATATAGTTGAACTGATCAGACTGATACACGCAAAGGAAAATCTAGAACAGGCtagaaaacctttttttttaatcagccaAAGTTAGAAAACCATATTGCATGAGGCTTCACTTTTGGATGGGGGTGTTTCTTCAACTGCTGCTGCTGTCATCCAGAACCAATTACTTTAATAACAAAGTTAAGCACCTTTCTGAGAGAAATTAAACGCATACTTACATAACCATAACCAACGGCCAAGGGCAACCAAAATCCTAACAGACACAAGAGGACCAAATACATATTGggtaaaattatctttaattaatttttttcaataagattttctatattatttttaaactattttacgAAGTTGCttaattattcattaattaataattcttttcatatataattatataattaattaatcatctcttataatatattttttcattttcacaatcattttttatgattttattatattttcattttgtatagaaaagtttataCTATAACTAGCAAATTTCTTTAGGATTTTTatgtaaattcttttttaataaattttctgaTCGActtttatacaaaatttttctttaatttttcaccATTTTAATGTGTCTTTTTGGTTTGAACAATAAGTGAGATTATGTACGTAAATCTTTGGAGACATGATTCACgttttaaatcaataaaaaaattaaaattatattccaaaattaaaaataatcattatttcataataattattttaattttaaaagtgtaaaagattaaataaaaaaaatttaaatttaagagattaaactaaatataattaaaacccATAAATACATTTCAGTCTatagttaataaaataacactttGTATTTTTCTCTAGTAACTTAACTCTATTATATTACATGAATATCTCTCCATATATTCTTTTGGCAATTACAACTTAGTTATTTAGTATAAGTTTTGTCTatgaaagaaaatgataaaatttaaaattaattgattgcaCAAAGATAAACGTTGTATTAAATGTATGCGTCTGGCCGTCTGGATTgtactttttttgttattgtaatAACAAAATTTCCAATTTGGGAGGTGTTCTCGTAGGTAGAGTAAATATTTCtacaaaatatattcaaatcaaAGCTTTATCCTTGACACGTAACTCATCGACGATGAAAGCATTTGTCTGCTAATTAGCAGTATTAGCCTTACAGTACAAGCAATGTCTAATTGGATAAGtcatgttgaattttgattcatGAAATGTACCTCCTTTTCTTGACCAAACTCGTACGACATGCCACACACAATCCCATTCCACATATTCGGTGACCgatctaaaaaaaattttaaaaaaaaaattataatattttcacaagacaaatatattattaatttttataaaatatataatttcataataaaaaaattttaaaatttttaattttaaaagaataaaatagataaaattaatatcaatttgttttctcttttaaaagttttatcttttataacttttcatattctttttttttaaaaaaagttattttttaaaagaatatctatttttttatgaaaacaaaagtactaattatttaatacatttaagtattaaaaaaatatacttagtGGGGACAGTTATCCCCTAACTGCCATTGGAGATCCGTCCCTACATAGTATCCTATAAATAGCTTCCTCTTGCAACCTCAAAATCACACCCATTAATTGTGACAAAACCCATAAATCCTCTCACCAAATAAACCTCAATTTATTGCATTGCATAATACCATGTCAATGAAGTTGTATGCTTCCCTCACCCTTACGGTGTGGCTTTTCATGGCCACATTTTCGCGAGCCCAATACGTTATTGACACAAATGGCGAACCCGTTGACAATGATGATGAGTATTACATCAGGCCAGCCATAACCGACAACGGAGGGCGTTTCACCTTGATCAACCGAAACGGGTCGTGCCCTCTCTACGTGGGTCTTGAAAACACCGATACGCCACTTGGTTATCCAGTGAAATTTACCCATTTTGCCCTCAACGTTCAAGATGAGGATATAAGGGTGAACAGCGACTTGAGAATCGAATTCGTGGAAGTTTCCACAACGTGTGTGCAATCCACGGAATGGAGGGTGGGTGAGAACGACACGAGGAGTGGAAGGAGGCTCATCATCACTGGCCTAGATGATAATTTTGGATCCATTGGTAActattttagaattgtggaaacgCAAAGTGTTGGTATCTATAACATCGAGTGGTGCCCTATGGAAATATGCTCCGATTGTGGATTCGTTTGTAGCACTGGTGGTATTTTGCGTGAGGATGGAAGGATTTTCTTTGCCTTGGATGGTACTCCACTTCCAGTTGTGTTTCAGAAAAAAGATGATTAATTTGAAGCACTAAGTTTGAAGAATATTGTGGCCGTTTAGTCATAGTTCTTTTTATGGTAAATAGGGattaatatatgatatatggAGCTATCATCCATTTATTTTAGGAAGAAATAAAGATACGTGTATTCAGTATTCTGTTCTTGATTTGAATAAAGCTCCTAATTGTTATGAGTTTGTAATTCATTTGCTACTTtggttattatatattatacttcTTTTATTTCATCTTTGATCACTTTGCTTTTATTCGtatttatcttttcattctcatcATATTATTTAGGCGAAATTgcgatttgatttttctttaattttttatcacagATTTTGTTCTCTATAGTTTTTAGGTTcttgtcaaattttaaaaaatccatattttttgttcaattattaattttgcagacattaatttattttttatatattttattaattaaattatttttaattgttaaatattcACACCATTAAACCATCAACTTAAGCAAAATTTACACATTGTCGAATATTAACCATCATCATACTTATTACAATTAACAATTCTATACAAAaaacgttttaaaaaaaatattattttaaaacggtccttagttaaaaacatcattttaaaagGATATCTTCTAATACTATTCTTAGcttaaaaccatcttagaatggtattcttctaagataatttttaaaaaaatcatcttaaaatcatttttttaaaaaataatgacgattctaaaatgatttttcataaaatcattttaaaatgttttttttaaataaaaaaaatttgaggaGGCTAAGAGTATCTTtccaaaaatcattttagaaagtaggctttttaaaagaatttgatttaatgaagaaaaatttctaatctttattttttaaacctcAACATCTTTCTTCCACCAttcacctatatatatataactaattaatttccATCTCAaagaattaatatattatatattaatacgTATGTAATTAATCtctttccaaattttaattacacGCCTCCACCAATTTAATAATCCGCATGTTTAAAAGTAATGACTAATATTTCTTTCAAGTGATACTCATATGTCTAAATTATATCCTTTCGAATCAGCTTAGTTGATTAAGTTATGAAACCTATGAATAAGTTTACAAGTTCAATCCCTCCTCAATATAcatattcaactttttttcattgacaaaataaaaatttattagacaAGAGAAAAGGGTACGCACCATAGAAATACCCATGACATATTTGAAATACCCATAGCAATACACAGGCCAAGAGTTTGTGACTAAATACCCTGCAATGCATCAACACCCTGCAATGGTTACGACATATTTGAAAGGTGACCAAACAAATATTGAATAACCATTCTATCTACTATATATCCAATGTACATACAGACTAATTGCacgtgttatatatatatagcattgATAAGacctgaataaaaaaattaggaacCCATTTTACAACACGATTTAGATCAGCTCGCACGGGAGAATGAATTTTGATAAGCTTGAAAATGGGAGCAGAAAGACAAAATCAGTGGTTGAGGTCTTAAGGATAAAACAAGAAGAACATAACAAACATCCTATTGAGCAACAAACCTGTGTTGGAGCACCATTTTCTATAATGACAACTTCATAACCATCTATAATATTTCTTTCAGGGAGAACCAGTGAAAGTTTCTCCATGCACAAGGTCTTGTTCTCACAGTGGTTGGTGCAACGCAGAAAGATCCTATTCTATGAGACTTTACACTAACttcttcaatttccttctaaacaAGAACCACTGACTTTACTACCataactaattataaattataatatatatatatatatatatatatatatatatatgtatgtatagtaTAATttcaagacaattaaatataaagCATAGATCATAAATTCCTTTTTAcgattaaataaaactaataaaagaaaGTTGACAACTTAACATTAATGTCGACTTTGGAGGATGGCAACGGTGGTTAAACTGCCTtatgttatattaaaatatgtatttgcAGGGTCTAATAGCAATATCTATCAAATAGGATATCAGAAGCACCTGGATGTGTATAACGACAGAAATGATAGACTTCTgattaatcacaatcacaaaaACACAGACTAAGTTGCTTACTTGTTCCCATGTTAAAATCAAAAGACAGGACTTCCAGTCCATCGGTTTCATGGGTTTTGGGATCTCTCTGTTAATACAGAAAACTCCAGATGTTAAAAAATGGGCTAATTGGTTAACTACATTTAAGCCAGATCAAGAGGCCAAAGCTATGCAATTTGTCAATAAATTACAACATGAAATCATACCAATTGGCAAATTACATACATCATGCATCAGAAGCACAAATAATATCCTTAAGCTgttgcaaaatttaaaaatagtacTATACAATGACTGAAACAAAGAAACTAAGATAATATCCTTCATCATTTGGTGTAGTTGGCCAACTTGTTGGGCAACTAGCAAAATTGATGGGCTACTATGTTGTTGGAAGTGctggaagtaaagataaggtaGGGATATTGCATGCTACCTACAGCAATTTGCCTCTATCTAGtataaacaacaacaacctcagtTAACTGTTctgtttttggtttaaataagGTTGAAATTTTGAAGAATAAGTTCGGGTTTGATGGGGCTTTTAATTACAAGGAGGAACAAGACCTGGATGCAACTTTGAAGAGGTTAGTAC from Glycine soja cultivar W05 chromosome 8, ASM419377v2, whole genome shotgun sequence includes:
- the LOC114422982 gene encoding alpha-amylase/subtilisin inhibitor-like yields the protein MSMKLYASLTLTVWLFMATFSRAQYVIDTNGEPVDNDDEYYIRPAITDNGGRFTLINRNGSCPLYVGLENTDTPLGYPVKFTHFALNVQDEDIRVNSDLRIEFVEVSTTCVQSTEWRVGENDTRSGRRLIITGLDDNFGSIGNYFRIVETQSVGIYNIEWCPMEICSDCGFVCSTGGILREDGRIFFALDGTPLPVVFQKKDD
- the LOC114424318 gene encoding alpha-amylase/subtilisin inhibitor-like; the encoded protein is MSMKLLLASLSISVWLFMATLSLAQSNNRYVFDTHGDPLETDDEYYIRPAITDNGGRFTLINRNRSCPLYVGLENTDTPQGYPMKFTPFANKDDDDNLRVNTDLKVTLVQVSTTCVQSTEWKLGENDTRSGRRLIVTGRDNGIQSAGNYFRIVETESVGIYNIRWCPTEACPTCRFICGTGGILRENGRILFALDGTTLPVVFQKKDD